The following coding sequences are from one uncultured Cohaesibacter sp. window:
- a CDS encoding DUF1365 domain-containing protein, whose product MNKEAPLTFSPETCLYEGIVTHVRSGEVDHRLAYKVTSLLLPLDALQQSDRQSRLFSINRFNLISFHEADYMEPSFETLQSYLDHLIDASGVFPEVSERPTRYTILAFPRVLGRTFNPLSIFFCCDRQNHLKAILYQVSNTFGQRYHYIYRLTSEESDLSHDARLRHEGKKIFYVSPFLDIEGKYSFSIRLPHEKLSYQIWLKGNQPSALMASFAAQKKAFTTRNLLLTFVRLMQSGWKILAAIHLEALKLWRKGAPFHKRPPVPSNTVSALHRSKLGKGLHQ is encoded by the coding sequence ATGAACAAGGAAGCACCCCTCACCTTCTCGCCAGAAACATGCCTTTACGAAGGCATCGTGACCCATGTGCGCTCCGGTGAGGTTGACCATCGACTAGCCTACAAAGTGACATCGCTTCTTCTGCCATTGGATGCTTTGCAGCAGTCCGACAGGCAATCGCGGCTTTTCTCGATCAACCGGTTCAACCTGATAAGCTTTCATGAAGCCGACTACATGGAACCGTCATTTGAAACTCTTCAAAGCTACCTTGACCATCTGATCGACGCGTCCGGTGTTTTCCCTGAGGTAAGCGAGCGCCCAACGCGCTATACCATTCTTGCTTTTCCGCGGGTCTTGGGACGCACGTTCAATCCTCTCTCGATCTTCTTTTGCTGCGACAGACAGAACCATCTCAAGGCAATTCTCTATCAAGTGAGCAACACATTCGGGCAGCGCTATCACTATATCTACCGCCTCACTTCAGAAGAGAGCGATTTGTCACATGATGCGCGTTTGAGGCACGAGGGCAAAAAGATATTCTACGTATCGCCCTTTCTCGACATCGAAGGAAAATACAGCTTCTCAATTCGCCTGCCGCATGAAAAGCTTTCCTATCAGATTTGGCTCAAGGGCAACCAGCCGTCTGCTCTCATGGCCTCTTTCGCAGCACAAAAAAAAGCCTTCACCACTAGAAATCTGCTTCTGACTTTTGTTAGGCTGATGCAGAGCGGATGGAAGATCCTCGCAGCCATACATCTCGAGGCATTGAAATTATGGCGCAAGGGCGCTCCATTTCACAAGCGCCCGCCCGTGCCGTCCAACACCGTTTCAGCCCTCCACCGCTCGAAACTAGGTAAAGGATTGCATCAATGA
- a CDS encoding FAD-dependent oxidoreductase has protein sequence MHIAVIGSGISGLSAAWLLSRDHIVDIFEKDDRLGGHANTQRVATVSGPVDVDTGFIVYNERTYPNLTRLFAHLGVETAVSDMSFSASLRDRDQEYSGQGLKGLLAKPSNAISPRFIRMLADIRRFYQEAPLAIASGNFEPMTLEAYLKANNYSEAFIHDHLVPMGAAIWCIPSEEMMKFPFEAFMRFSINHGLVQFRDRPQWRTIPGGSQRYVEMIVGQISGDIHLNQAISDLERRPGSVTIRTRQGLEKRYDHVVLACHADQALQILEAGNGDIDQAERDILKSIPYHKNLAILHKDPALMPRRRAAWASWNYIQDSRASEKTADPEPRLCVTYWMNKLQPLTCDDNLFVTLNPIDQPAEGTVLRSQLYHHPVFSMQAIQAQKQLWSLQGNRRTWFCGAYFGYGFHEDGIQAGLAVAEQLGGTKRPWTLEAPSNRIHVFSPKESNKPKKPRTESLAVTE, from the coding sequence ATGCACATTGCAGTCATCGGATCGGGTATCTCCGGGCTTTCAGCGGCCTGGCTTCTCTCCAGAGATCACATTGTCGATATTTTTGAAAAGGATGACCGTCTTGGTGGCCACGCTAATACGCAGCGCGTCGCAACAGTGTCAGGACCTGTCGATGTTGACACCGGCTTCATCGTTTATAATGAGCGCACCTACCCGAACCTGACCCGCCTGTTCGCCCATCTCGGAGTAGAAACAGCGGTGTCAGACATGTCTTTTTCTGCAAGCTTGCGCGACCGCGATCAGGAATATAGTGGGCAGGGCCTCAAAGGTCTTCTCGCTAAGCCATCAAATGCCATCAGTCCGCGTTTCATAAGAATGCTGGCTGACATCAGACGCTTCTATCAGGAAGCGCCGCTTGCCATTGCTTCTGGCAATTTCGAACCGATGACCCTGGAAGCTTACCTCAAAGCCAACAACTATTCCGAAGCCTTCATCCATGATCATCTGGTGCCTATGGGCGCGGCCATTTGGTGCATCCCCTCAGAAGAGATGATGAAGTTTCCCTTCGAAGCATTCATGCGCTTTTCCATCAACCACGGTCTGGTGCAATTTCGTGATCGGCCACAATGGCGCACGATTCCCGGCGGCTCCCAACGCTATGTAGAAATGATTGTCGGTCAAATCTCTGGCGACATTCATCTCAATCAAGCCATATCAGATTTGGAGCGCCGTCCAGGTTCGGTTACCATCCGCACCCGTCAGGGGCTGGAAAAGCGCTACGACCATGTGGTGCTCGCATGTCACGCCGATCAGGCCTTGCAAATTCTTGAAGCGGGAAATGGCGACATAGATCAAGCCGAGCGAGACATTCTCAAGTCGATCCCCTACCACAAGAATTTGGCGATCCTGCACAAAGATCCGGCGCTCATGCCACGCCGTCGCGCAGCTTGGGCCAGCTGGAACTATATTCAGGATAGCCGCGCCAGCGAGAAGACAGCAGACCCCGAGCCGCGGCTCTGTGTGACCTACTGGATGAACAAGCTTCAGCCCCTCACCTGTGACGACAACCTGTTTGTGACGCTTAACCCGATTGATCAGCCCGCAGAGGGAACCGTGCTTCGCTCCCAGCTTTATCATCATCCGGTTTTCTCGATGCAGGCGATTCAAGCCCAGAAGCAGCTTTGGAGCCTGCAAGGTAATCGGCGCACATGGTTCTGCGGGGCCTATTTCGGCTATGGCTTCCACGAAGACGGCATTCAGGCAGGGCTTGCAGTGGCCGAGCAACTGGGCGGAACCAAGCGTCCATGGACGTTGGAAGCCCCTTCAAACCGCATTCATGTTTTCTCCCCCAAAGAAAGCAACAAGCCAAAGAAACCGAGAACGGAAAGTCTGGCGGTTACAGAATGA
- a CDS encoding sigma-70 family RNA polymerase sigma factor, which translates to MTAGQLSAMLVALGDNHDRHAFRQLFDHFAPRLKSFFLKAGTNPQMAEELVQETFTQIWRKAHLYQPDKAAASTWIFTIARNQRIDRLRSEKSFVYKDEAFFASHLVSDEQQTTEVNRGELVDRVSKALALLPGNQAEIVSMAFYDEATHAEIAQRLSLPLGTVKSRMRLAFGRLRKILSEVEA; encoded by the coding sequence ATGACCGCTGGCCAGCTCAGTGCCATGCTCGTTGCGTTAGGAGATAATCATGATCGACATGCCTTCCGGCAGTTGTTCGACCATTTCGCTCCTCGCTTGAAAAGCTTCTTTCTCAAAGCTGGAACAAATCCGCAAATGGCAGAGGAACTGGTGCAAGAAACCTTTACTCAGATTTGGCGGAAGGCCCACCTATATCAGCCTGACAAGGCTGCCGCTTCCACATGGATCTTTACTATCGCTCGTAACCAGCGCATTGACCGCCTGAGGTCGGAAAAAAGCTTTGTCTATAAGGATGAAGCGTTTTTTGCCTCGCATCTGGTGTCTGACGAGCAGCAGACGACCGAGGTGAACCGTGGTGAGCTAGTTGATCGTGTTTCGAAGGCCTTGGCTCTTCTGCCCGGAAATCAGGCGGAAATCGTCAGTATGGCTTTTTACGATGAAGCGACCCATGCGGAAATTGCACAGCGCTTGTCGTTGCCGCTGGGAACGGTCAAATCGCGCATGCGGCTTGCCTTTGGGCGTTTGAGAAAGATTTTGTCGGAGGTGGAGGCATGA
- a CDS encoding ChrR family anti-sigma-E factor → MIHHHLSDEMILAYAAGSLSAGQSMVVACHLEFCSECAARVAEAEAIGGAMINDVELSSLSDDLFDQIMLDVDEAQSFPVPEPETPVGRSREARSSSPVSHYVPRLLEQLIGDDFDAVRWRTAGPGIKQFLLPVPSSEGEKVRLLKLSPGFVTPDHGHHGSELTLVLKGSFSDDTGRYRVGDIQDAEDELHHQPIADTEEDCICLVCTDAPLEFKGVITRLLQPIIGI, encoded by the coding sequence ATGATTCATCATCATCTGAGCGACGAAATGATTTTGGCCTATGCTGCCGGAAGCCTTTCTGCGGGGCAGTCTATGGTCGTTGCCTGCCATCTGGAATTTTGTTCAGAATGCGCAGCAAGAGTGGCCGAGGCGGAGGCCATAGGCGGAGCAATGATCAATGACGTTGAGCTGTCTTCGCTGTCTGATGACCTTTTTGATCAGATAATGCTGGATGTTGACGAGGCGCAAAGCTTTCCGGTGCCAGAGCCTGAGACGCCTGTGGGTCGATCAAGGGAGGCACGTTCATCAAGTCCTGTCAGTCATTACGTGCCGCGCTTGCTGGAGCAGTTGATCGGCGATGATTTCGATGCGGTTCGGTGGCGCACGGCAGGGCCGGGAATCAAACAGTTTCTGTTGCCGGTTCCTTCTTCCGAGGGCGAGAAGGTTCGCCTTTTAAAGCTCTCACCCGGATTCGTGACGCCCGACCATGGCCATCATGGCAGTGAGCTGACGCTTGTGCTGAAGGGGTCTTTTTCCGATGATACCGGTCGATACAGAGTTGGTGATATTCAGGACGCTGAAGATGAATTGCATCATCAGCCGATTGCTGATACGGAGGAAGACTGCATCTGTCTTGTCTGTACCGATGCGCCGCTTGAATTCAAGGGTGTGATTACCCGCCTGTTGCAGCCGATTATCGGTATCTGA
- a CDS encoding SDR family NAD(P)-dependent oxidoreductase — MAVFGATGAVGHAIASRLMTHFPASGMVAIGRRAPSLVRDDDDLLDCIGGFDLTDEASIAEVCGAVVAGGMPDLIVVATGILHDEEAFPERSIRELRKDALEHLLAVNLVGPSLILKHLLPHVPRKGSFRMGLLSARVGSISDNHLGGWYSYRASKAGLNMMIKSAAIELKRRNREAVLVGLHPGTVESALSEPFKRNVPDGKLFSPDRSACCLVDVLLSRSAEQSGFCFDWAGKEIEA, encoded by the coding sequence ATGGCCGTATTTGGTGCGACTGGCGCAGTTGGTCATGCCATCGCGAGCAGGCTCATGACGCATTTCCCTGCGTCCGGGATGGTTGCGATTGGAAGGCGTGCTCCGTCTTTGGTGCGGGATGATGATGATCTGCTTGATTGCATTGGTGGTTTTGACTTGACGGACGAAGCGAGCATTGCAGAGGTTTGTGGCGCCGTCGTCGCTGGCGGTATGCCGGACCTGATTGTCGTGGCAACGGGCATATTGCACGATGAAGAGGCCTTTCCCGAACGATCCATCAGGGAATTGCGCAAGGATGCGCTGGAGCATCTGCTGGCGGTCAATCTGGTCGGGCCAAGCCTGATCTTGAAGCATTTGCTGCCTCATGTACCGCGCAAGGGCAGCTTCCGAATGGGGCTTCTGAGTGCGCGTGTGGGCTCGATATCGGACAATCATCTTGGTGGCTGGTACAGCTATCGGGCTTCCAAGGCAGGTCTTAACATGATGATCAAAAGTGCCGCTATTGAGTTGAAGCGACGCAACCGGGAGGCTGTTCTTGTTGGTCTTCATCCGGGAACCGTGGAAAGTGCCTTGTCTGAGCCATTCAAACGGAATGTTCCCGATGGCAAATTATTTTCACCGGATCGTTCAGCCTGTTGTCTGGTCGATGTGCTGCTCTCCCGAAGCGCCGAGCAATCCGGCTTCTGTTTTGACTGGGCGGGCAAGGAGATAGAAGCTTGA
- a CDS encoding deoxyribodipyrimidine photo-lyase, whose amino-acid sequence MTDIAIHWFRQDLRLSDNPALSKAVASGRLLPIYILDDGNAGSDAMGGASRWWLNEALSALNEQLDGHLRLFRGDAKELIPQLAALYGTRVISWTRCYEPWRVARDQVIRERLEADGCETIRVNGSLLWEPWAIKKQDGTPYKVFTPFFRKGCLQAPPPANPMDAPEAIEYAEPLGGDGALTLDELALVPAIPWHKQMEPYWEIGEAGAQKALELFLDEGLNGYKSGRDFPSQQNVSRLSPYLHWGHISPNQIWHALDALDDASISERDVDHFRSELAWREFSYSLLYYNQQLSSKPLQSKFAGFDWSDDPACLQAWQRGNTGIPIIDAGMRELWQTGYMHNRVRMIVASFLIKNLRTDWRKGEAWFWDTLVDADLANNAASWQWVAGCGADAAPYFRIFNPVLQAEKFDPEGRYIRRYVPELTKVPNKYLSKPWMAPKEIMSSAGIELGKDYPLPIVDLKASREAALDAYHRLD is encoded by the coding sequence TTGACTGATATTGCGATCCATTGGTTCCGGCAGGATTTGCGTCTGTCTGACAATCCCGCCTTGAGCAAGGCAGTGGCAAGCGGGCGTTTGTTGCCAATCTATATTCTTGATGATGGCAATGCCGGCTCTGATGCCATGGGCGGGGCGAGCCGCTGGTGGTTGAATGAGGCTCTTTCTGCACTGAATGAGCAGCTCGATGGGCATTTGCGTCTCTTTCGGGGGGATGCAAAAGAGCTCATTCCTCAATTGGCTGCGCTCTATGGAACGCGTGTGATCAGTTGGACGCGCTGTTACGAACCTTGGCGCGTTGCGCGAGACCAAGTGATCAGGGAGCGTCTTGAGGCCGATGGCTGTGAGACAATCCGCGTCAACGGCTCATTGCTCTGGGAGCCTTGGGCAATCAAGAAGCAAGACGGAACACCCTATAAGGTCTTTACGCCATTTTTCCGCAAGGGATGTTTGCAGGCACCACCACCAGCAAACCCAATGGACGCTCCCGAGGCTATTGAATATGCTGAGCCATTGGGCGGTGATGGAGCCTTGACCCTTGATGAACTTGCTTTGGTTCCAGCTATCCCATGGCACAAACAAATGGAGCCTTATTGGGAGATCGGAGAAGCTGGAGCGCAAAAGGCGCTGGAGCTGTTTCTTGATGAAGGGCTCAATGGATACAAATCCGGGCGAGATTTTCCCTCACAGCAAAATGTCTCGCGCCTTTCGCCCTATCTTCATTGGGGGCACATATCGCCAAATCAGATCTGGCATGCCTTGGACGCGCTGGACGATGCTTCCATTTCGGAGCGGGATGTCGACCATTTCCGCAGTGAGCTGGCTTGGCGCGAATTTTCCTATTCGTTGCTCTATTATAATCAGCAGCTTTCCAGCAAGCCTTTACAGTCCAAATTTGCCGGTTTTGACTGGAGTGATGATCCTGCTTGCTTGCAGGCCTGGCAAAGAGGCAATACCGGAATTCCCATCATTGATGCAGGAATGCGCGAGCTTTGGCAGACCGGCTATATGCACAATCGGGTGCGAATGATTGTTGCTTCCTTTCTCATCAAGAATTTGCGCACAGACTGGCGCAAGGGGGAAGCCTGGTTCTGGGACACGCTGGTCGACGCCGATTTGGCGAACAATGCTGCAAGCTGGCAATGGGTGGCTGGCTGCGGGGCGGACGCAGCGCCTTACTTCAGGATTTTCAATCCGGTTTTGCAGGCCGAGAAATTTGATCCCGAGGGGCGTTATATTCGCCGCTATGTTCCTGAGCTAACAAAGGTGCCAAACAAATATCTCAGCAAGCCCTGGATGGCGCCAAAAGAGATAATGTCCTCTGCCGGGATTGAGCTGGGTAAAGACTATCCCTTGCCAATCGTTGACCTTAAAGCCAGCCGGGAAGCCGCGCTAGATGCCTATCATCGATTGGATTAG
- a CDS encoding SMP-30/gluconolactonase/LRE family protein: MPLFDDRLCTLGEGPLWHPVRKQLFWFDIMGKALLTRIGEHVQQWDFDDYISAGGWVDHDRLLIASYTSLFVFNVETGEQERLCDLEADKPENRCNDGRADPYGGFWIGTMGIKSEPKAGAYYRYYRGELRKLFGDITITNGACFTADGQWACFADTKSRQLMRVALDEKGWPKSEPEVYIDFRKEDLNIDGAVFDRAGNVWIAHWGIHAVRAYGADGAMVHEERFPITRVSCPAFGGEDYKTLFVTSARSGAKADELEREPLAGATFTCRVDFQGQKENQIIL; the protein is encoded by the coding sequence ATGCCGCTTTTTGATGATCGCCTTTGCACGTTGGGGGAAGGGCCGCTCTGGCACCCTGTACGCAAACAGTTGTTCTGGTTCGATATCATGGGCAAGGCCTTGCTTACGCGTATTGGTGAGCATGTTCAGCAATGGGATTTCGATGACTATATCAGTGCTGGCGGCTGGGTTGATCACGACCGTCTTTTGATAGCGAGCTACACTTCGCTGTTCGTTTTCAATGTGGAAACGGGCGAACAGGAAAGATTATGCGATCTGGAGGCCGATAAGCCGGAAAACCGCTGCAATGATGGACGCGCCGACCCTTACGGCGGTTTCTGGATCGGGACCATGGGGATTAAATCCGAACCAAAGGCCGGTGCCTATTATCGCTATTATCGTGGTGAGCTGCGTAAGCTTTTCGGTGATATTACCATTACCAATGGCGCCTGCTTTACTGCAGATGGCCAGTGGGCCTGTTTTGCCGACACCAAGTCACGTCAGTTGATGCGGGTTGCCCTTGATGAGAAGGGATGGCCAAAGAGTGAGCCGGAGGTTTATATCGATTTCCGCAAGGAAGATCTCAATATCGATGGGGCTGTTTTTGATCGCGCGGGCAATGTCTGGATCGCGCATTGGGGCATTCATGCTGTCCGTGCCTATGGGGCAGATGGAGCCATGGTGCATGAAGAACGGTTCCCGATCACGCGCGTTTCCTGTCCGGCCTTTGGTGGTGAGGATTACAAGACGCTTTTTGTGACTTCGGCGCGCAGTGGCGCAAAGGCGGATGAACTGGAGAGAGAACCGCTTGCTGGTGCGACCTTCACATGTCGCGTTGATTTCCAGGGGCAAAAGGAAAACCAGATCATACTCTGA
- a CDS encoding helix-turn-helix transcriptional regulator gives MLSPLYLEVALPNQITKVTRSRYFHNLWLPIQISRRDPQPHFPLHNHDFDEVAYILKGHGISFMANRFKLLLPGNVTYLRADDSHAYPMVDKLILLNIFFDNDRLIESFPKVKSLLEDFHALQSSRDQIFTDYTAYARLKSLADLLDIETFHSDDYSEYSAMAHLVEFFVLLLRQYQRHDDFALTDPEQLARNKILKLFADPALIHTKQRKELEKLVKHHHLSWRSFERILPEMAGLTPHDLCICNRFIALLNSLMEDPDQTLEEASVASGFSDYRSMSRNCSQFLKSTPKQVRDKIQHFSAHPPIGSQLYSSAS, from the coding sequence ATGCTATCTCCTCTTTATCTCGAAGTCGCTTTGCCAAACCAAATCACCAAAGTGACGCGCTCGCGCTATTTCCACAATTTGTGGCTCCCCATTCAAATCTCGCGCCGCGATCCGCAACCACATTTCCCGCTGCATAACCATGACTTTGATGAAGTTGCCTACATCCTGAAAGGTCACGGCATTTCTTTCATGGCGAACCGCTTCAAGCTGTTGTTGCCAGGCAATGTGACCTATTTGCGCGCAGATGACAGCCATGCCTATCCCATGGTGGATAAGCTTATCCTACTGAACATTTTCTTTGATAACGACAGGCTCATTGAAAGCTTCCCGAAGGTAAAAAGCCTGCTGGAAGACTTTCACGCCCTACAATCCAGCCGAGATCAGATTTTCACCGATTACACAGCATACGCCCGGCTCAAAAGCCTGGCCGATCTCCTCGACATTGAAACATTCCATTCAGATGACTATTCGGAATATTCCGCAATGGCCCATCTGGTCGAATTCTTTGTGCTGCTGCTGCGACAATATCAAAGACACGATGATTTTGCTCTGACCGATCCGGAGCAACTGGCCCGCAACAAAATACTCAAGCTCTTTGCGGATCCGGCCCTTATTCACACCAAGCAGCGCAAGGAGCTGGAAAAGCTTGTTAAGCATCATCATCTATCCTGGCGCAGTTTTGAACGGATATTGCCGGAGATGGCAGGGCTGACACCACACGATCTATGCATTTGCAACCGTTTTATTGCCTTGCTCAATTCGCTGATGGAAGACCCGGACCAAACGCTGGAAGAAGCGAGCGTTGCATCGGGCTTTTCGGACTACCGATCCATGTCACGCAATTGCAGCCAGTTTCTGAAATCAACACCCAAGCAGGTACGGGACAAGATCCAGCATTTCTCGGCTCACCCGCCGATAGGATCCCAGCTCTATTCATCAGCATCCTAG
- a CDS encoding rhamnulokinase family protein translates to MGFGFVLSVDLGASSGRVLKVRLRDGALSVEELNRFPHGPELRDGRLCWDLDHLWGSIQEGLGKAFAGHAGLEDAADDPIASISVDSWAVDFVPVDADGAALLPFVSYRDARTEGIMPRFHEESGISDPELFGKTGIQSMELNTLYQLYALKDHPQESYKRLDRFMLLPDWIHFQLTGVWSSEYTNATTTQMLSVHDKDWDPDLLQQVGIAAKVMPKIRNGGEVLGPVKPDWCAKWGLDANASPKSVPQVVLCGTHDTASAVAALPSLTSGPYFISLGTWALVGREAPVPDLSDYAYQHGLSNEGGLFDTFRQLRNVSGLWLIQRVREDMDPQSDFADWVAEAEKAEPGRSLINPMDDRYFRALSMVGEIQDACRETGQPVPETRGQLARCIFESLALNFADVLNDFSKGEPIPELHIVGGGGRNALLCQMTADFLGSPVIAGPFEASALGNAVVQMIGLGWIANLEEGRRIIRNSEVLPRYQPHPGKEQTHIRQRYHALFDRQKEQAQ, encoded by the coding sequence ATGGGATTTGGTTTTGTATTGTCTGTTGACTTGGGGGCGTCATCGGGTCGGGTTTTGAAGGTCCGTTTGCGTGATGGTGCGCTCAGTGTTGAGGAGCTCAACCGCTTTCCCCATGGCCCCGAACTGCGTGACGGACGTCTATGCTGGGATCTGGATCATCTTTGGGGCTCCATTCAGGAGGGGCTGGGCAAGGCCTTTGCTGGCCATGCTGGCCTGGAAGATGCGGCAGATGATCCCATCGCCTCGATCAGTGTGGATAGCTGGGCGGTGGATTTTGTGCCGGTGGACGCGGATGGCGCAGCGCTGTTGCCATTTGTCAGCTATCGCGACGCCCGCACCGAAGGCATCATGCCCAGATTTCATGAAGAAAGCGGCATCAGCGATCCGGAGCTGTTCGGCAAGACGGGCATCCAGTCCATGGAACTCAACACGCTCTATCAGCTCTATGCGCTCAAGGACCATCCGCAGGAAAGCTACAAGCGGCTGGACCGCTTCATGCTGCTGCCTGACTGGATCCATTTCCAGCTGACCGGGGTCTGGTCGAGCGAATATACCAACGCCACCACCACACAGATGTTGAGCGTGCATGACAAGGACTGGGATCCGGACCTGTTGCAGCAGGTGGGCATTGCAGCCAAGGTCATGCCCAAGATCCGCAATGGCGGCGAAGTGCTCGGGCCGGTCAAGCCGGACTGGTGCGCCAAATGGGGCCTTGATGCCAATGCTTCGCCCAAAAGCGTGCCTCAGGTGGTGCTGTGCGGCACCCATGACACGGCCTCTGCGGTGGCCGCTCTTCCTTCGCTGACCAGTGGCCCCTATTTCATATCGCTGGGCACTTGGGCGCTTGTGGGCCGCGAGGCGCCGGTGCCCGATCTTTCCGACTATGCCTACCAGCATGGCCTTTCCAATGAGGGGGGCCTGTTTGATACCTTCCGACAGCTGCGCAATGTGTCCGGCCTGTGGCTGATCCAGCGGGTGCGCGAAGACATGGACCCGCAAAGCGACTTTGCCGACTGGGTGGCAGAGGCCGAGAAGGCCGAACCGGGGCGCTCGCTGATCAACCCGATGGATGACCGCTATTTCCGAGCGCTTTCCATGGTGGGCGAGATACAGGATGCGTGCCGGGAGACCGGCCAGCCGGTGCCTGAGACCAGAGGTCAGCTGGCCCGTTGCATCTTCGAGAGCCTGGCGCTCAATTTTGCCGATGTGCTCAATGATTTCTCCAAGGGCGAGCCGATCCCCGAGCTGCATATTGTGGGCGGCGGCGGGCGCAATGCCCTGTTGTGCCAGATGACAGCGGATTTTCTGGGAAGCCCGGTCATCGCCGGCCCATTCGAAGCCTCCGCTCTTGGCAATGCGGTGGTGCAGATGATCGGCCTTGGCTGGATCGCCAATCTTGAGGAAGGCCGCCGGATCATTCGCAACAGCGAAGTCCTGCCACGCTATCAGCCCCACCCGGGCAAGGAACAGACCCATATTCGCCAGCGCTACCACGCGCTATTCGATAGACAGAAGGAACAGGCCCAATGA
- a CDS encoding L-rhamnose isomerase produces MTSLEYNAARDAFAEWGVDADAAMDSLAAIPISMHCWQGDDVVGFEGVTAGSGGGIQTTGNFPGRARNVAELRADLEFAYGKIPGKHRLNLHASYLDSDETPARDELEYKYFSSWVDWARDNGLGLDFNPTFFAHPKADDNLTLSHPDKGIRDFWIRHGQCCRAIAAKFGEELGSPCVDNIWVPDGYKDTPVDRMAARERLESAINEMIATPYDKAHMLDAVESKLFGIGVEACTVGSHEFYMGYAIRKGTLLCLDMGHFHPTENIADKLSSVALSVDEILLHVSRPMRWDSDHVILLNDDILAMAQELVFANLLGRTHIGLDFFDATISRTAAWVIGTRNMQKALLRALLMPQAELKAAEEALDYNKRFIITEQLKDLPYGVIWDAFCARNNVPTGKALIADLDGYQASVSTRG; encoded by the coding sequence ATGACCAGCCTAGAGTATAATGCCGCCCGAGACGCGTTCGCCGAATGGGGCGTTGATGCCGATGCCGCAATGGACAGTCTGGCAGCCATTCCCATTTCCATGCATTGCTGGCAGGGAGATGATGTTGTCGGCTTTGAAGGCGTGACCGCAGGCAGCGGTGGCGGCATTCAGACCACGGGCAATTTCCCCGGCCGTGCCCGCAATGTTGCCGAGCTGCGCGCCGATCTGGAATTTGCCTATGGCAAGATCCCCGGCAAACACCGGCTCAACCTGCATGCCAGCTATCTGGACAGCGACGAGACCCCGGCCCGTGACGAGCTTGAATACAAGTATTTCTCCAGCTGGGTGGACTGGGCCAGGGACAACGGGCTGGGGCTCGATTTCAACCCCACCTTCTTTGCCCACCCCAAGGCCGATGACAATCTGACCCTGTCCCATCCGGACAAGGGCATCCGCGATTTCTGGATCCGTCATGGCCAATGCTGCCGTGCCATTGCCGCAAAATTCGGCGAAGAGTTGGGCAGCCCCTGCGTTGACAATATCTGGGTGCCGGATGGCTACAAAGACACCCCGGTGGACCGCATGGCAGCGCGCGAGCGGCTGGAAAGCGCCATCAACGAGATGATCGCCACCCCATATGACAAGGCGCACATGCTGGATGCGGTGGAAAGCAAGCTGTTCGGCATTGGCGTGGAAGCCTGCACCGTGGGCAGCCACGAGTTCTACATGGGCTATGCCATTCGCAAGGGCACCCTGTTGTGCCTCGATATGGGCCACTTCCACCCGACCGAGAATATCGCCGACAAGCTTTCCTCTGTTGCCCTGTCGGTTGACGAGATCCTGCTTCATGTCAGTCGCCCGATGCGCTGGGACAGTGACCATGTGATCCTGCTCAATGACGACATTCTGGCCATGGCACAGGAGCTGGTCTTTGCCAATCTTCTGGGGCGCACCCACATCGGGCTCGACTTCTTCGATGCCACCATCTCGCGCACCGCAGCCTGGGTGATCGGCACGCGCAACATGCAGAAGGCCCTGTTGCGGGCTCTGCTGATGCCACAGGCCGAGCTGAAGGCTGCAGAAGAGGCGCTCGACTATAACAAGCGCTTCATCATCACCGAACAACTCAAGGATCTGCCTTACGGGGTGATCTGGGACGCATTCTGCGCCCGCAACAATGTACCTACGGGCAAGGCGCTCATCGCCGATCTTGATGGCTATCAGGCCAGCGTATCGACCCGCGGATAA